In one Chitinophaga sancti genomic region, the following are encoded:
- a CDS encoding hybrid sensor histidine kinase/response regulator transcription factor: MKLLCNFLLAACSIILLGGCVAQKQERKFRIGFSQCTGTDNWRRMMLSGIRRELAFHPGTELLYKDANDNNQLQIQQVRELLTQNIDLLMVSPNEAQPLTQVVEEAFTKGIPVIVIDRKTASQFYTSFVGADNFGIGKMAGEYVGRTLHGKGKVIEVIGRPGSTPAIARQQGFAAGLAQYPGITMLAQVYGNWLKDDASKQLLTIKEKLPGADLVFAHNDLMAMGAHEVYEKLGIGKKVTFIGVDGLPGPGGGMQFVSDQLLDATLLYPTGGEEAVQTAFKILNGEPFNKENILQTLIIDSSNVHPLQLQADKINEQQRDIEKQQGLLEAQQATYKSQTTLLYITVTAFVLVLVLGTVAFFAWRNNIRINQRLSASRNEIMVQQEQLIAMTATAKEATDAKFNFFTNISHELRTPLTLILGPLEDALTSPRLHFTLKNDLELMQKNAFRLLRLVNQLMDFRKIEHSSMKLKASENDLVAFVTDITHAFREIAKKKNIKLDVHYRLNELPLWFDTNMLDKVLFNLLSNAFKFTKENGFVTVGIGKDGQQAVIRIEDTGVGMTQEALAHAFDLFYQEQGAAFKGTGLGLALSRELIALHHGRITVQSEKWKGTTFEITLPLGNAHLSAAEMVNTANPATTMREDIHLYVADNTLTPSEPPVNTGAARESSILVIEDSDDLRNFLKYRLSAHFDVYEAANGNGGISMAYEIVPDLIICDIALPGNDGLQVTETLKADIRSSHIPIIILTANSGIDKQIASLQLRADAFIAKPFNFQHLEETIKSLLDNRKLLREHYTAEVPAEAKAGAPKKIDRKFVNEFTAIVEKNIANENFSVEDICRETQISRVQLSRKIKALLGVNVNDYILNARLQKAKYLLTNEDLTIAQVAYRVGFSSQAYFATVFKSRLGSTPSEYKEKGKG, translated from the coding sequence ATGAAGTTGCTATGTAATTTCCTCCTTGCCGCATGTAGTATTATATTATTGGGTGGTTGTGTTGCGCAAAAGCAAGAAAGAAAATTCCGTATCGGTTTTTCTCAATGCACCGGCACCGACAACTGGCGGCGGATGATGCTGTCCGGCATTCGCCGCGAACTGGCTTTTCATCCGGGTACGGAACTGCTATACAAAGATGCCAACGACAATAACCAGTTACAGATACAGCAGGTGCGCGAACTGCTGACGCAAAACATAGACCTGCTCATGGTATCGCCAAATGAGGCGCAGCCGCTTACGCAGGTGGTGGAAGAAGCCTTTACCAAAGGTATTCCCGTGATTGTGATAGACCGGAAAACGGCTTCGCAGTTCTATACCAGTTTTGTAGGCGCCGATAACTTCGGGATTGGTAAAATGGCCGGGGAATATGTGGGCCGCACTCTACATGGAAAGGGCAAAGTGATAGAAGTGATAGGCCGCCCTGGTTCCACGCCGGCCATTGCCCGGCAGCAGGGTTTTGCAGCAGGCCTGGCACAGTACCCGGGCATTACCATGCTGGCCCAGGTATATGGCAACTGGCTGAAAGATGATGCCAGCAAACAATTGCTCACCATTAAAGAAAAGTTGCCCGGCGCAGACCTGGTATTTGCCCACAACGACCTGATGGCCATGGGGGCACACGAGGTCTACGAAAAACTGGGCATTGGCAAAAAAGTAACGTTCATCGGTGTAGATGGGCTGCCGGGCCCTGGAGGTGGCATGCAGTTCGTGAGCGACCAGCTGCTCGATGCGACCCTACTTTACCCTACCGGCGGCGAAGAAGCGGTGCAAACGGCGTTTAAGATCTTGAACGGTGAACCATTCAATAAAGAAAATATCCTGCAAACGCTGATTATCGACTCCAGCAACGTACACCCGTTACAGCTACAGGCAGATAAGATCAATGAGCAGCAGCGCGATATCGAAAAACAACAGGGCTTACTGGAAGCGCAACAGGCCACTTATAAAAGCCAGACGACCCTGCTTTACATTACCGTAACGGCTTTCGTACTGGTGCTGGTGCTTGGCACCGTAGCGTTCTTTGCGTGGCGGAACAACATCCGGATAAACCAGCGCTTGTCGGCTAGCCGGAACGAAATAATGGTGCAGCAGGAGCAACTGATCGCTATGACGGCTACCGCCAAGGAAGCCACCGATGCAAAGTTCAATTTCTTCACCAATATCTCCCACGAGCTCAGAACCCCGCTTACGCTTATCCTCGGGCCACTGGAAGATGCGCTCACCTCTCCCCGTCTCCATTTTACCCTGAAGAACGATTTGGAGCTGATGCAGAAGAACGCCTTCCGTTTACTGCGCCTCGTAAACCAGCTCATGGACTTTCGCAAGATCGAACATAGCAGCATGAAACTGAAGGCATCGGAAAACGACCTCGTGGCGTTTGTAACCGACATTACGCATGCCTTCCGGGAGATTGCAAAGAAGAAAAACATTAAGCTGGACGTACATTACCGGTTAAATGAATTGCCGCTTTGGTTCGATACTAATATGCTGGATAAAGTGTTGTTCAACTTACTGTCGAACGCATTTAAATTCACCAAAGAGAACGGCTTCGTAACAGTAGGCATCGGAAAAGACGGGCAGCAGGCGGTGATCCGCATCGAGGATACCGGTGTGGGTATGACGCAGGAAGCCCTTGCGCATGCCTTCGACCTGTTTTATCAGGAGCAGGGAGCAGCCTTCAAAGGCACGGGCCTGGGGCTGGCGCTATCGAGGGAACTGATTGCTTTGCACCACGGCCGCATTACCGTTCAAAGTGAAAAGTGGAAGGGTACAACATTCGAGATCACGCTGCCGCTTGGCAATGCCCACCTTTCGGCAGCAGAAATGGTGAACACGGCCAATCCCGCCACTACTATGCGGGAAGACATTCATCTGTATGTAGCCGACAACACCCTAACGCCATCGGAGCCACCAGTAAATACCGGTGCTGCCCGGGAATCCTCCATCCTGGTCATCGAAGACAGCGACGATCTGCGTAACTTTTTAAAATACCGGTTGTCAGCCCACTTCGACGTATACGAGGCGGCCAATGGCAATGGGGGAATCAGCATGGCGTACGAGATCGTGCCCGACCTGATCATCTGCGACATTGCGCTGCCAGGCAACGATGGGCTGCAGGTGACCGAAACGCTGAAAGCTGATATCCGCTCTTCGCATATTCCTATTATTATTCTCACGGCTAATTCGGGCATTGACAAACAGATCGCCAGCCTTCAACTGCGGGCTGATGCTTTTATTGCCAAACCGTTCAACTTTCAGCATCTTGAAGAAACTATCAAATCGTTGCTTGATAACCGGAAGTTGTTGCGGGAGCATTACACAGCGGAAGTTCCGGCAGAAGCCAAAGCCGGCGCACCGAAGAAGATCGACCGCAAATTTGTGAATGAGTTTACCGCGATTGTGGAAAAGAATATTGCTAATGAGAATTTTTCTGTGGAAGATATCTGCCGGGAAACCCAGATCTCCCGGGTGCAATTGAGTAGAAAGATCAAGGCCTTGCTGGGGGTGAATGTGAATGATTATATCCTGAATGCACGCCTGCAGAAGGCGAAGTATTTGCTGACGAATGAGGATCTGACGATTGCACAGGTAGCGTATAGGGTGGGGTTTTCGTCGCAGGCTTATTTTGCTACGGTGTTTAAGTCCCGGCTTGGAAGCACTCCTTCGGAGTATAAGGAGAAGGGGAAGGGATGA